One part of the Arthrobacter sp. EM1 genome encodes these proteins:
- the fmt gene encoding methionyl-tRNA formyltransferase translates to MRVLFAGTPAVAVPSLDALVAAGFDVVAVLTRPDAPLGRKRVLTPSPVAARAAELGIKIIHASKVDDAVTAEIAAAAPDVAAIVAYGGLIPRVALDIPRHGWINLHFSLLPAWRGAAPVQRSLIAGDDVTGAVTFLLEEGLDTGPVFGTLTEAVLPEDTAGALLERLSHSGAVLLTQTLSAVDAGQAAAVPQQGDISAAPKLTLDDGRLDWQQPALAIGRRARGVTPEPGAWTTLGGQRIKLEPVLLRPAGRDLEPGQLALAGQGVLVGTGSHPVELTRIQPSGKKMMTAADWARGQATLESVVFE, encoded by the coding sequence GTGAGGGTCCTTTTCGCCGGAACACCGGCCGTGGCTGTGCCCTCCCTGGATGCGCTGGTGGCGGCGGGTTTTGACGTTGTCGCCGTCCTGACCCGGCCGGACGCGCCGCTCGGGCGCAAACGCGTGCTGACGCCGTCGCCAGTGGCTGCCCGCGCCGCGGAACTGGGCATCAAGATCATCCATGCCTCGAAAGTCGACGACGCCGTGACCGCAGAAATAGCGGCTGCCGCCCCGGACGTCGCAGCAATTGTGGCCTACGGCGGGCTCATCCCGCGGGTGGCCTTGGACATTCCCCGCCATGGCTGGATCAACCTGCATTTCTCTCTGCTGCCGGCCTGGCGCGGCGCGGCTCCCGTGCAGCGGTCCCTGATCGCCGGCGACGACGTCACCGGCGCGGTCACCTTCCTGCTGGAGGAAGGCCTGGACACCGGCCCGGTGTTCGGTACCCTGACCGAAGCAGTCCTGCCGGAGGACACCGCCGGTGCCCTCCTCGAGCGGCTGTCCCACAGCGGCGCCGTGCTGCTGACCCAGACCCTGTCCGCGGTGGACGCAGGCCAAGCCGCCGCGGTGCCGCAGCAGGGCGACATCAGCGCAGCCCCCAAACTGACCCTCGACGACGGCCGGCTCGATTGGCAGCAACCGGCCCTGGCCATCGGACGACGGGCGCGCGGGGTCACCCCTGAACCCGGTGCGTGGACTACCCTCGGCGGCCAGCGGATCAAGCTGGAACCGGTATTGCTGCGGCCAGCGGGCCGCGACCTGGAACCGGGTCAGCTGGCACTGGCGGGTCAAGGAGTGCTGGTGGGCACCGGTTCGCACCCGGTGGAACTCACCCGGATCCAGCCGTCAGGCAAAAAAATGATGACCGCCGCTGATTGGGCGCGCGGACAGGCAACACTGGAAAGCGTGGTATTCGAATGA